Proteins encoded within one genomic window of Epinephelus lanceolatus isolate andai-2023 chromosome 9, ASM4190304v1, whole genome shotgun sequence:
- the tas2r202 gene encoding taste receptor, type 2, member 202, which produces MYGTNKLALWVMTGLLAVTTVFFNVYIFLTSLWNYKQKKKWSPSETIILALSVASVAHQLVCYFWMTMDEVDSKCHIAGMPYSIMLLVIYSLKFTIMWDTGFLTFYYSTKLVNTPNQCYTHIQAVILKHIILAVCLIPLCGLGTCMPMLVVFHPDNYTATNSDCGVLLPDTFSGKIYEATYLLLADVLPGVLMVKCCISISVHLAIHLRHMKASTNGAHGPKLGSQMRVIQMALSLVAVFILFLVIDLYVNYQISVNHENIIVLTFFFTSIYTTATAMVLIYGKKTFWKSLIHEYNVCLDEYPCLSCLKVPEKKDKPSTPAKVKT; this is translated from the coding sequence ATGTATGGGACGAATAAATTGGCCCTCTGGGTAATGACAGGTCTTTTGGCTGTCACCACCGTCTTTTTCAATGTCTACATCTTCTTGACGAGTCTGTGGAACTAcaagcagaagaagaagtggaGTCCCAGTGAAACTATCATCTTGGCTCTGTCGGTGGCTAGCGTGGCCCACCAGCTGGTGTGCTACTTCTGGATGACCATGGATGAGGTGGACAGTAAGTGCCACATTGCTGGGATGCCCTACAGCATCATGCTGCTGGTAATCTACAGCCTCAAGTTCACCATCATGTGGGACACAGGCTTTCTCACTTTCTACTACAGCACCAAGCTGGTGAACACACCCAATCAGTGCTACACACATATCCAGGCTGTCATCCTCAAGCACATCATCTTAGCTGTTTGTCTTATCCCTCTGTGTGGCCTGGGCACCTGCATGCCGATGCTCGTGGTGTTTCACCCTGACAACTACACCGCAACGAACAGCGACTGCGGAGTTTTACTGCCCGACACCTTCTCTGGCAAGATCTACGAAGCCACGTACCTGCTCCTCGCTGATGTACTGCCAGGGGTGCTCATGGTGAAATGCTGCATCTCCATCTCCGTCCACCTCGCCATCCATCTCCGCCACATGAAAGCCAGCACCAACGGAGCCCATGGGCCAAAGCTGGGCTCCCAGATGAGAGTGATCCAGATGGCTTTATCTCTGGTGGCCGTCTTCATCCTCTTTCTCGTGATCGACCTGTACGTCAACTACCAGATATCGGTGAACCATGAGAACATCATCGTGCTCACGTTCTTCTTCACATCCATCTACACGACTGCAACGGCCATGGTGCTAATCTACGGGAAAAAGACATTCTGGAAATCTCTGATACATGAATATAATGTCTGTCTGGATGAATATCCGTGTTTGTCTTGTCTGAAGGTGCCTGAAAAAAAGGATAAACCCAGCACTCCTGCAAAAGTTAAAACTTGA